In Streptomyces violaceusniger Tu 4113, one DNA window encodes the following:
- a CDS encoding IS630 family transposase has translation MPVAPACPIALTAYERERLKKMAYGHKTEHRIRQRAQVVLLAARGRSNARIAREMGLHRDTVRTWRGRFAAHRLPALSDRKRSGRPPRFTPLQTAQVKALACQLPPESGTPLARWSAPELAREVVARHIAPTISASTVRRWLKQDAVKPWQQQSWIFITDPAFRPKAERVLDLYARTWGGLPLGVDEYVISADEKTSVQARCRCHPTLAPGQARAMRVNHTYGRGGALAYLAAYDVHRAKVFGRCEPTTGIDPFMKLVAQVMSQEPYASAKRLFWVVDRNSVRPEAKP, from the coding sequence TTGCCCGTTGCCCCTGCCTGCCCGATAGCCCTGACCGCCTACGAGCGCGAGCGGCTGAAGAAGATGGCCTACGGCCACAAGACCGAGCACCGGATCCGCCAGCGCGCCCAGGTCGTCCTGCTCGCCGCCCGGGGCCGTTCCAACGCCCGTATCGCCCGCGAGATGGGGCTGCACCGGGACACCGTGCGCACCTGGCGCGGCCGCTTCGCCGCACACCGGCTGCCCGCCCTGTCCGACCGCAAGCGCTCCGGGCGCCCGCCCCGCTTCACGCCACTGCAGACCGCCCAGGTTAAGGCCCTGGCCTGCCAACTGCCCCCCGAGAGCGGCACACCGCTGGCACGCTGGTCGGCCCCGGAACTGGCCCGCGAAGTCGTCGCCCGCCACATCGCCCCCACGATCTCCGCCTCCACCGTGCGCCGCTGGCTGAAGCAGGACGCGGTCAAGCCCTGGCAGCAGCAGTCCTGGATCTTCATCACCGACCCCGCCTTCCGACCCAAGGCCGAACGCGTGCTGGATCTGTACGCCCGCACCTGGGGGGGCCTGCCGCTCGGCGTGGACGAGTACGTCATCAGCGCGGATGAGAAGACCTCGGTCCAGGCCCGCTGCCGCTGCCATCCCACCCTGGCCCCCGGACAAGCCCGCGCGATGCGGGTCAACCACACCTACGGGCGCGGCGGAGCCCTGGCCTACCTGGCCGCCTATGACGTCCACCGCGCGAAGGTCTTCGGCCGCTGCGAGCCCACCACCGGTATCGACCCGTTCATGAAACTGGTCGCCCAAGTCATGAGCCAGGAGCCCTACGCCAGCGCGAAACGCTTGTTCTGGGTCGTGGACAGGAATTCCGTCCGGCCCGAGGCGAAGCCATAA
- a CDS encoding SseB family protein: MAASRPRSERLAALRSARLYFQRPDEPGFLVSDTAQGPVVPVFTSLERLALFAGPCGWASTTVEDLVELLPEGVCALVDPLSPRAFVLDTEALQSTDGQGERSGRA, translated from the coding sequence ATGGCCGCGTCGAGGCCTCGTTCGGAGCGGCTGGCGGCGCTGCGTTCGGCGCGGCTGTATTTTCAGCGGCCGGACGAGCCGGGCTTCCTGGTCTCGGATACGGCACAGGGGCCGGTGGTGCCGGTCTTCACCTCCTTGGAACGGCTCGCGCTCTTCGCCGGGCCGTGCGGGTGGGCGTCGACCACCGTGGAAGATCTGGTGGAACTGCTGCCCGAGGGCGTTTGCGCGTTGGTGGACCCGCTGAGCCCACGGGCGTTCGTGCTGGACACCGAAGCGCTCCAGTCCACCGATGGTCAGGGGGAGCGCAGTGGCAGAGCATGA
- a CDS encoding SDR family oxidoreductase, whose amino-acid sequence MARFGGIPLKRKRTADIAEAVAFLASDAAGYITGDNLIVSGGIGVHARA is encoded by the coding sequence GTGGCCCGCTTCGGCGGGATCCCGCTCAAAAGAAAACGCACAGCAGACATCGCCGAAGCCGTGGCCTTCCTCGCCTCGGACGCAGCTGGCTACATCACCGGTGACAACCTCATCGTCTCCGGGGGCATCGGTGTTCACGCCCGCGCCTGA
- a CDS encoding putative T7SS-secreted protein: protein MTQRDATEGGTTERIPQGAKPSEVIYGSPSDIEDLAVKLRAYAGAFKDGQDKLDVLSLMDWTGAGAEGFQDATRKLPRELESAQTYFKAAANALDDYAEKLRSVHNRVKPIIEDADDARAASKRYWNKVTDYNAAVDRKDDPLPERPPQDDPGLAALEGCYSRLDKLESELQLVIDTAKRKLDKAAKEAPDKPPAPKGWDKLKQTLGDYAGGTADTLGGWYDDFDDLVHDGPDGLGLQLASTADGVAYAAEHPKEFAKAVTNWDEWQRNPARAAGQLTPDLLLALATGGTGAARRGANAAKNATQRLLNRERALRRDGSARKRTDSDPTKNNTPNEERPKTGEPIDVATGEMVMSATDVTLPGALPLVLERHYVSGHPCGGWFGHTWAGTLDQRLEIDDTGVVYITDDGMLLTYPVPEPDVPTPPSSGPRWPLCWDGKPDGTFTITIPERNRTLHFAPLPGGGRELALTAITDRTGEGDRIDVTYAPQGTPTEIVHSGGYRIAIDTDPKLLRITALRLLHGEDHERSTTLISFGYTKAGDLAEVINSTGKALRYQYDNEHRVTSWTDRNGTSYAYVYDHRGRVLRGIGSDGILSGRLHYDTQARTTHYTDSQGNTTTYVCNDAYKVIAETDPLGNTTRTEWDETNRRPIAITDPLGHTIRYRYDDQDHLIAVERPDGTVTEAVYDDQGLPVEIREPGGSVWRHVYDGRGARTATTDPTGATTHYAYDEKGHLSAITDALGHPTQIATNAAGLPVAITDPLGHTTHFRRGPHGQVTAVTDPLGHTTRHGWTIEGKPAWRESPDGGREVWQWDTEGNLARHTDQAGHTTTYTHTHFDQPATRTDPDGAHYAFTYDTELRLTTVTNPRGGQWQYTYDAAGRLITETDFNGATHTYKRDAAGRLTARSNALGETLRYTLDTAGRIIAQNDETTGEQTTYVYDANGALVHAATPTTELTRDRDPLGRVISETINGHTTTHRYDALGRRTLRTTPTGLTSIWSWDAASRPSTLTTAGHTLTFTHDAAGRETQRTTGEVALTQGWDIADRLATQTIATSPHDLLQHRTYTYRPDGYVTQIRELTAGTRNFTIDPMGRVTGVQAHGWTEKYAFDTAGNQTHATAPDHAAAGDRVYEGTMIRRAGRTIYEHDAVGRLVRRTRKLLNGQTRTWTYVWNAENRLTKATTPQGDRWYYIYDPLGRRTAKQLLQDDGTVTEDILFTWDTTRLAEQITSDGTATTWDYAPGTDRPISQSTHHGLENVPQSAHSPLVFSDTTHQSEYDTRFHAIITDLVGTPTELVTPDGALDWQLRTTVWGTPLPAPQSGMECPLRFPGQYADPETGLSYNHFRYYDPETARYITPDPLGLRPAFNPGAYVHNPYTWSDPLGLAPKCPVAKAKAAVDKIIERAQEGKLRKSSNYHPHFDSDERVLEILKNPDAVYLSEGNRGNLIFRQGDDIVVTKGAGAGAGDVITGYGPSGVKGESGAEALGGSPTDPGHPVSHDDIVNGKIPDTRGGHMAPAKQIR, encoded by the coding sequence ATGACCCAGCGCGATGCGACAGAGGGTGGCACGACCGAGCGGATACCTCAGGGGGCGAAGCCATCAGAGGTTATCTACGGCAGTCCGTCGGATATCGAGGACTTGGCGGTCAAACTCCGCGCGTACGCCGGCGCGTTCAAGGACGGGCAGGACAAGTTGGATGTCCTGTCCCTGATGGACTGGACCGGGGCCGGTGCGGAGGGTTTCCAGGACGCGACCCGGAAGCTTCCCAGGGAGCTGGAATCCGCCCAGACCTACTTCAAAGCGGCCGCGAACGCCCTGGACGACTACGCTGAAAAGCTGCGCTCGGTCCACAACCGCGTCAAGCCGATCATCGAGGACGCGGACGACGCCCGGGCCGCCTCCAAGCGTTACTGGAACAAGGTCACGGACTACAACGCCGCGGTCGACCGGAAGGACGATCCGCTGCCGGAACGCCCGCCGCAGGACGACCCGGGCCTGGCGGCACTGGAAGGCTGCTACAGCCGACTGGACAAGCTGGAGAGCGAACTCCAACTCGTCATCGACACGGCCAAACGCAAACTCGACAAAGCCGCCAAGGAAGCCCCGGACAAACCCCCGGCCCCCAAAGGCTGGGACAAGCTCAAGCAGACCCTCGGGGACTACGCCGGCGGAACCGCCGACACCCTGGGCGGCTGGTACGACGATTTCGATGACCTCGTCCACGACGGGCCCGATGGTCTCGGTCTGCAGCTGGCAAGCACCGCAGACGGCGTCGCCTACGCCGCCGAACACCCCAAGGAGTTCGCCAAGGCCGTCACCAACTGGGACGAATGGCAGCGCAACCCCGCCCGCGCCGCCGGCCAGCTCACCCCCGACCTCCTCCTCGCCCTTGCCACCGGCGGCACCGGCGCCGCACGCCGCGGCGCCAACGCGGCCAAGAACGCCACCCAACGCCTACTCAACCGCGAACGCGCACTCCGCCGCGACGGCAGCGCCCGCAAGCGGACGGACAGCGATCCGACCAAGAACAACACGCCCAACGAGGAGCGGCCCAAGACCGGTGAGCCGATCGACGTGGCCACCGGCGAGATGGTCATGTCCGCCACCGACGTCACCCTTCCCGGTGCGCTGCCGCTGGTCCTGGAACGGCACTACGTCTCCGGGCACCCCTGCGGAGGCTGGTTCGGCCACACCTGGGCCGGCACACTCGACCAGCGCCTCGAAATCGACGACACCGGCGTCGTCTACATCACGGACGACGGCATGCTCCTCACCTACCCGGTACCGGAACCCGACGTACCGACCCCGCCAAGCTCTGGGCCCCGCTGGCCACTGTGCTGGGACGGCAAACCCGACGGCACCTTCACCATCACCATCCCGGAGCGCAACCGAACCCTCCACTTCGCCCCACTGCCAGGAGGCGGCCGAGAACTCGCCCTGACTGCGATCACCGACCGGACCGGCGAAGGCGACCGCATCGACGTCACCTACGCCCCGCAAGGCACCCCCACGGAGATCGTCCACTCCGGTGGCTATCGCATCGCGATCGACACAGATCCGAAGCTGCTGCGGATCACAGCCCTGCGCCTGCTGCACGGCGAAGACCATGAGCGCAGCACCACTCTGATCTCCTTCGGCTACACCAAAGCCGGGGACCTGGCAGAGGTCATCAACTCCACTGGCAAGGCGCTGCGGTACCAATACGACAACGAACACCGCGTCACATCATGGACGGACCGCAATGGCACCTCCTATGCCTACGTCTACGATCACCGAGGCCGTGTGCTGCGCGGCATCGGCTCGGACGGCATCCTCTCCGGCCGCCTGCACTACGACACGCAAGCCCGCACCACGCACTACACCGACTCGCAGGGCAACACCACCACCTACGTCTGCAACGATGCCTACAAGGTCATCGCTGAGACCGACCCGCTGGGCAACACCACCCGCACCGAATGGGACGAAACCAACCGCCGTCCCATCGCCATCACAGACCCTCTGGGTCACACCATCCGCTACCGCTACGACGACCAGGACCATCTGATCGCCGTCGAGCGGCCCGATGGCACCGTGACCGAAGCCGTCTACGACGACCAGGGCCTACCTGTCGAGATTCGTGAGCCCGGCGGCTCGGTGTGGCGTCACGTTTACGACGGCCGCGGGGCACGCACGGCCACCACCGATCCAACAGGCGCCACGACTCATTACGCGTACGACGAGAAGGGCCACCTCTCAGCGATCACCGACGCCCTGGGTCACCCCACCCAGATCGCCACCAACGCTGCTGGCCTCCCAGTCGCCATCACCGACCCCCTAGGTCACACCACGCACTTCCGCCGAGGCCCTCACGGCCAGGTCACGGCCGTCACCGACCCCCTAGGTCACACCACCCGCCACGGCTGGACCATCGAAGGCAAACCTGCCTGGCGCGAGAGTCCCGACGGCGGCCGCGAAGTATGGCAATGGGACACCGAAGGCAACCTGGCCCGCCACACCGACCAGGCTGGACACACCACCACCTACACCCACACCCACTTCGATCAGCCCGCCACTCGCACCGACCCGGACGGCGCCCACTACGCCTTCACCTACGACACCGAACTACGTCTCACCACCGTCACCAACCCCCGGGGCGGGCAGTGGCAGTACACGTACGACGCTGCAGGGCGCTTGATCACGGAGACCGACTTCAACGGCGCGACACACACCTACAAGCGCGATGCCGCGGGGCGCCTCACCGCCCGGTCCAATGCTCTCGGCGAAACCCTGCGGTACACCCTCGATACCGCCGGACGCATCATCGCGCAGAACGATGAGACCACCGGCGAGCAGACGACCTACGTCTATGACGCAAACGGCGCCCTGGTCCATGCGGCCACACCAACCACGGAACTGACCCGGGACCGCGACCCACTTGGGCGGGTCATCTCGGAAACCATCAACGGCCACACCACGACCCACAGATACGACGCCCTGGGCCGACGCACTCTCCGCACCACTCCCACGGGGCTGACCTCCATCTGGTCCTGGGACGCGGCAAGCCGCCCGTCCACCCTCACCACCGCCGGCCACACCCTCACCTTCACCCACGACGCCGCCGGCCGCGAAACTCAACGCACCACAGGAGAAGTCGCCCTCACCCAAGGCTGGGACATAGCGGATCGCCTCGCTACCCAGACCATCGCCACCTCGCCTCATGACCTCCTCCAGCATCGCACCTACACCTACCGCCCTGATGGATACGTCACCCAAATCCGCGAACTCACCGCCGGTACACGCAACTTCACGATCGACCCCATGGGGCGGGTGACGGGAGTCCAGGCACACGGCTGGACGGAGAAGTACGCTTTCGACACGGCAGGCAACCAAACCCACGCCACCGCGCCCGACCACGCCGCAGCAGGCGACCGTGTCTACGAAGGCACCATGATTCGCCGCGCGGGCCGGACCATCTACGAACACGACGCCGTCGGCCGCCTGGTCCGCCGCACCCGCAAGCTGCTCAATGGCCAGACACGTACCTGGACGTATGTCTGGAACGCCGAAAACCGCCTCACCAAGGCCACCACTCCGCAGGGCGACCGCTGGTACTACATCTACGACCCCCTCGGCCGCCGCACCGCAAAACAGCTCCTCCAAGACGACGGCACGGTCACCGAGGACATTCTCTTCACCTGGGACACTACTCGCCTGGCTGAGCAGATCACCTCGGATGGAACTGCGACGACCTGGGACTATGCGCCGGGAACCGACCGTCCGATATCCCAATCCACCCACCACGGGCTTGAAAACGTTCCGCAGAGCGCCCACTCACCCCTTGTCTTCTCTGACACCACCCACCAGTCCGAGTACGACACCCGCTTCCACGCGATCATCACGGACCTGGTCGGCACGCCCACCGAACTGGTCACGCCCGATGGCGCCCTTGACTGGCAACTCCGCACCACTGTCTGGGGCACACCCCTGCCTGCACCACAAAGCGGCATGGAGTGCCCACTCCGTTTCCCCGGCCAATACGCAGACCCGGAAACCGGCCTCAGTTACAACCACTTCCGCTACTACGACCCGGAAACCGCCCGCTACATCACGCCGGATCCCCTCGGTCTCAGACCGGCATTCAACCCCGGCGCTTACGTGCACAACCCGTACACGTGGAGCGACCCGCTAGGCCTCGCACCCAAGTGCCCGGTAGCGAAGGCCAAGGCTGCCGTGGACAAGATCATCGAGCGCGCCCAAGAGGGCAAGCTGAGAAAGTCCAGCAACTACCATCCACACTTCGACAGCGACGAACGAGTCTTGGAGATCCTGAAGAACCCGGACGCGGTATACCTCTCCGAAGGCAACCGCGGAAATCTCATATTCCGGCAAGGCGATGACATCGTGGTCACGAAGGGGGCAGGTGCTGGCGCAGGCGATGTCATCACCGGCTACGGCCCGTCCGGAGTCAAGGGAGAATCCGGAGCCGAGGCGCTGGGCGGATCCCCCACCGATCCCGGACACCCGGTATCCCATGACGACATCGTGAACGGTAAAATCCCAGACACCAGGGGTGGCCACATGGCGCCCGCGAAGCAGATCCGATGA
- a CDS encoding transposase, translating to MPAPRKYPLELRDRAVRMYRAAEPKPVIRRMAEELGVHHEALRNWIRQAEADAGERGDILTTAEREELAALRKENAQLKRANEVLRTASAFFAAQLDPTRPR from the coding sequence ATGCCTGCCCCGAGGAAATACCCGCTGGAGTTGCGTGACCGCGCGGTCCGCATGTATCGCGCCGCCGAGCCGAAGCCCGTCATCCGCCGTATGGCAGAGGAACTCGGGGTGCATCACGAGGCTCTGCGCAACTGGATCCGTCAGGCCGAGGCTGATGCCGGTGAGCGAGGCGACATTCTCACCACCGCCGAGCGTGAGGAGCTGGCTGCTCTGCGGAAGGAGAATGCCCAGCTCAAGCGGGCGAACGAGGTCCTGCGGACGGCCTCAGCTTTTTTCGCGGCCCAGCTCGACCCGACCCGGCCCAGGTGA
- a CDS encoding integrase core domain-containing protein: protein MIVGWQVADHMRTELPLDALEMALWRRRIKKDSGLIHHSDRGSQYVSIRYTGRLADIGASASVGSVADSYDNAMAEALNGTFKAELIEMQGPWKDPAQVERAIFQWVTWYNEERLHSALDYVPPAECERDFWQSQEQTPQSA, encoded by the coding sequence ATGATCGTCGGATGGCAGGTCGCCGACCACATGCGGACCGAACTGCCCCTGGATGCACTGGAGATGGCGCTATGGCGCCGGAGAATCAAGAAGGACTCCGGCCTCATTCACCACAGCGACAGGGGCTCGCAATATGTGTCGATTCGCTACACCGGCCGATTGGCCGATATCGGCGCCTCCGCGTCGGTCGGCTCCGTCGCGGACTCGTATGACAATGCCATGGCCGAGGCACTGAACGGCACTTTCAAGGCCGAGCTGATCGAGATGCAGGGCCCCTGGAAGGACCCTGCCCAGGTCGAGCGGGCGATCTTCCAGTGGGTCACGTGGTACAACGAAGAGCGTCTTCACTCCGCGCTCGACTATGTGCCACCTGCCGAGTGCGAGCGCGACTTCTGGCAGAGCCAGGAGCAGACCCCGCAGTCCGCCTGA
- a CDS encoding IS3 family transposase produces the protein MQASMGSVGDSFDNALAENLWMVIKTECIRGRVFPTRAEANLTLFEYIDGFYNPRRIQKRLGYLSPIEYEEKHYASQATAEQVNLKPRQPSLTS, from the coding sequence ATCCAGGCGTCCATGGGCTCGGTCGGCGACTCGTTCGACAATGCCCTGGCGGAGAACCTGTGGATGGTCATCAAGACCGAGTGCATCCGCGGCCGCGTCTTCCCCACCAGAGCCGAAGCGAACCTCACGCTCTTCGAGTACATCGACGGCTTCTATAACCCCCGCCGCATCCAGAAACGGCTCGGCTACCTCAGCCCGATCGAGTACGAGGAGAAGCATTACGCCAGCCAGGCAACGGCCGAACAAGTGAACCTGAAACCACGTCAACCCTCCCTGACCAGCTAG
- a CDS encoding AfsR/SARP family transcriptional regulator: MDIGILGPLVVGANDREATPSAPKPRQLLALLAAHAGRVVPVDLMVDELWESTPPPSALTTVQTYIVLLRRLLAKSLQVSSAEVAREVLTYTGWGYQLAAGKGTHDASLFARYADLGRRALAAGDNSRASGALREALAFWRGPALADIRTGPHLLAHRVSLEEQRMGAVEQRIEADLRLGRHHELIGELSGLTVQHPLHENMHSLLMIALYRSGRPGQALETFQKLHQNLRNELGMEPSPNTRTVQQRILRRDSTMEADQQSKLFPQEIIPSRPTG, translated from the coding sequence ATGGACATCGGGATTCTCGGGCCCCTGGTCGTCGGCGCCAACGACCGGGAAGCGACACCGAGCGCACCCAAGCCCCGGCAACTCCTGGCGCTATTGGCGGCTCACGCCGGCCGGGTCGTCCCCGTCGACCTCATGGTGGACGAACTGTGGGAAAGCACCCCACCGCCCAGCGCGCTCACCACCGTGCAGACCTACATCGTGCTCCTGAGACGGCTGCTGGCTAAAAGCTTGCAGGTCAGCAGCGCGGAAGTGGCCCGAGAAGTACTGACGTACACGGGCTGGGGCTACCAGCTGGCCGCCGGGAAAGGCACCCATGACGCCAGCCTCTTCGCCCGGTACGCGGACCTGGGCCGCCGCGCACTGGCCGCGGGCGACAACAGCCGGGCCTCGGGGGCACTGCGCGAGGCGCTCGCTTTCTGGCGCGGCCCGGCCTTGGCCGACATACGGACAGGCCCGCACCTGCTGGCCCACCGCGTATCCCTTGAGGAACAACGGATGGGCGCCGTCGAGCAACGCATCGAGGCCGACCTGCGACTGGGGCGGCATCATGAACTCATCGGTGAACTCTCCGGACTGACCGTCCAGCACCCGCTGCACGAGAACATGCACTCGCTCCTGATGATCGCACTGTACCGCTCAGGCCGCCCAGGCCAAGCACTCGAAACCTTCCAAAAGCTCCATCAGAACCTGCGAAACGAATTAGGAATGGAACCCTCCCCCAACACACGGACAGTCCAACAGAGAATCCTCCGCCGAGATTCAACCATGGAAGCCGACCAACAATCCAAACTATTCCCCCAAGAAATCATCCCGTCCCGGCCCACGGGGTGA
- a CDS encoding integrase core domain-containing protein, whose amino-acid sequence MIVSLVYQVTRKLLSVPAVLLRRQTARDAELLVLRHENAVLRRQLASPVRYQWTDRLWFAALSSLIPRRRWAQAFPVTPGTLLRWHRRLVARRWDYSECRTRPGRPATAEAVKELVLRLARENPRWGCRRIQGELARLGHKIGASTVWKILTAAGVDPAPRRSGPTWREFLTSQSEAIIACDFLHIDLASLRRVYALVFLEHGTRRLHIAGVTAHPTAQWTAQQARNLALEVGVRLESLRFVIRDRDSKYTESFDAVFEAEGIETLKTAPRPPRMNAHCERVIGTLRRELLDHVLIWNDTHARHVLDVYARHYNGHRPHQARGQRPPLTDSRTAPLTDSSTPRRLLQTRVLGGLINEYRHAA is encoded by the coding sequence GTGATCGTCTCACTGGTGTATCAGGTCACACGGAAGCTGCTCTCGGTTCCAGCGGTGTTGCTGCGTCGGCAGACGGCCAGAGACGCTGAATTGCTCGTGCTCCGGCACGAGAACGCGGTGCTGCGCAGGCAACTTGCGAGTCCGGTGCGGTACCAGTGGACGGACCGGTTGTGGTTCGCGGCACTGTCCTCGCTGATACCCCGGCGTCGCTGGGCGCAGGCGTTCCCTGTGACACCAGGGACGTTGCTCCGCTGGCATCGGCGTCTCGTTGCACGCAGGTGGGACTACAGCGAGTGCCGGACCAGGCCGGGCCGGCCGGCGACAGCGGAAGCCGTGAAGGAGCTGGTGCTACGGCTGGCACGCGAGAACCCGCGCTGGGGCTGCCGCAGGATCCAAGGGGAACTCGCCCGGCTGGGCCACAAGATCGGAGCCTCCACAGTCTGGAAGATCTTGACGGCAGCCGGTGTCGACCCGGCTCCCCGCCGCAGCGGGCCGACATGGCGCGAGTTCCTGACATCCCAGTCCGAGGCCATCATTGCCTGCGACTTCCTGCACATCGACCTGGCAAGCCTTCGCCGGGTCTACGCGCTGGTCTTCCTCGAGCACGGCACGCGCCGCCTCCACATCGCCGGCGTCACCGCTCATCCGACTGCGCAGTGGACGGCCCAGCAGGCCCGCAACCTCGCTCTTGAGGTGGGCGTGCGCCTCGAGTCGCTGCGCTTTGTGATCCGCGACCGGGACAGCAAGTACACCGAATCCTTCGACGCGGTCTTCGAAGCTGAGGGCATCGAAACCCTGAAGACCGCCCCGCGGCCCCCGCGGATGAACGCGCACTGCGAGAGAGTCATCGGGACACTGCGGCGTGAACTCCTCGATCACGTGCTGATCTGGAACGACACCCACGCTCGCCACGTCCTCGACGTCTACGCCCGGCACTACAACGGCCATCGCCCCCATCAGGCCCGAGGGCAACGTCCGCCCCTTACCGACAGCCGGACCGCACCATTGACCGACTCGAGCACTCCGCGACGACTACTCCAGACTCGCGTCCTCGGCGGCCTGATCAACGAGTACAGACACGCGGCCTGA